Proteins encoded in a region of the Cytobacillus pseudoceanisediminis genome:
- the trpS gene encoding tryptophan--tRNA ligase — translation MKTIFSGIQPSGTITLGNYIGAMKQFVELQNDYNCYFCIVDQHAITVPQDRLELRKNIRSLAALYLAVGIDPEKSTLFIQSEVPAHAQAGWMMQCVSYIGELERMTQFKDKSEGKDAVSAGLLTYPPLMAADILLYNTDLVPVGEDQKQHLELTRDLAERFNKKYNDIFTIPDVRIAKAGARVMSLQDPLKKMSKSDPNKKSFISLLDDPKQIEKKIKSAVTDSEGIVKYDKENKPGVSNLLSIYSILTGKTVAEIEKEYEGKGYGDFKAGLSDVVVGAIKPIQDKYYALMESEELDLVLDQGAEKANKAAYKMIKKMESAMGLGRKRK, via the coding sequence ATGAAAACTATATTTTCCGGCATCCAGCCCAGCGGTACAATTACCCTTGGGAATTACATCGGTGCCATGAAACAATTTGTTGAACTGCAGAATGACTACAATTGCTATTTTTGCATTGTTGACCAGCACGCAATAACAGTACCCCAGGACAGACTGGAATTAAGAAAAAACATCCGAAGCCTTGCTGCACTATATTTGGCTGTTGGGATTGATCCTGAGAAATCCACCCTATTCATTCAGTCGGAAGTTCCGGCCCATGCTCAGGCAGGATGGATGATGCAATGTGTTTCTTACATCGGTGAGCTCGAACGCATGACCCAATTCAAAGACAAATCAGAAGGTAAAGATGCCGTATCTGCAGGACTGCTGACCTATCCCCCTTTGATGGCTGCCGATATCCTTCTATACAATACTGACTTGGTTCCGGTTGGAGAGGATCAAAAGCAGCACCTGGAATTAACTCGCGATCTTGCAGAAAGATTCAATAAGAAATACAACGATATCTTCACCATTCCTGATGTAAGAATCGCCAAAGCAGGCGCTAGGGTTATGTCTCTTCAGGATCCATTAAAGAAAATGAGCAAGTCTGATCCCAATAAAAAGTCATTTATATCATTATTAGATGATCCAAAACAAATTGAAAAGAAAATAAAAAGTGCTGTAACAGATTCTGAAGGCATTGTTAAGTATGATAAGGAAAACAAACCTGGAGTATCCAATCTCCTTTCCATTTACTCAATTCTTACAGGGAAAACTGTTGCGGAAATCGAAAAAGAATACGAAGGCAAAGGATATGGAGATTTTAAAGCCGGCCTGTCAGATGTTGTTGTTGGAGCAATTAAGCCAATTCAGGATAAATATTATGCGCTAATGGAATCGGAAGAACTTGATCTTGTACTTGATCAGGGAGCTGAAAAAGCGAATAAGGCTGCATACAAAATGATTAAAAAAATGGAAAGTGCCATGGGACTCGGCCGTAAGAGAAAATAA
- a CDS encoding YjbA family protein: protein MLYLHDVWVNWFEGEENGYNVCHFHEWRKDDGVELLDQVPLLKIDPVLFNYIENDLSELPQQLLDDIYQKAYLRKNHERIQLEYCFVVSDGTGILAVDTIGYNIPIRKSRLIPRQEQLAYEMLENQETAAYSFNDQTALKEFHILSPSPDLMAGLTRKERQLKQLLFMALDQLHSSKNDAEIRYWYTEWSPERYSKIQSMNFEEAWYELYDESKYGWSGKHEKFCENLIKGQPFFEKMWEMEHGPKVN from the coding sequence ATGTTGTATCTTCATGATGTTTGGGTGAATTGGTTTGAAGGAGAGGAGAATGGATACAATGTATGCCATTTTCATGAATGGAGAAAAGATGATGGCGTAGAACTGCTTGATCAGGTTCCGCTGTTAAAGATTGACCCGGTTCTTTTTAATTATATTGAAAATGATCTTTCTGAGCTGCCACAACAACTGCTAGACGATATTTATCAAAAAGCTTACTTAAGGAAAAATCATGAACGCATTCAATTGGAGTATTGTTTTGTTGTTTCAGACGGGACAGGCATATTGGCAGTCGATACGATCGGCTACAATATCCCTATCAGAAAAAGCAGACTTATCCCGCGGCAGGAGCAGCTGGCATATGAAATGCTTGAAAATCAGGAAACGGCAGCCTATTCGTTTAATGATCAAACAGCATTAAAGGAATTTCATATCCTTTCTCCATCTCCGGATTTGATGGCAGGCCTGACGAGAAAAGAAAGACAGCTTAAACAGCTGCTGTTTATGGCGCTGGATCAGCTTCACTCTTCCAAAAATGATGCTGAGATCCGTTATTGGTATACGGAGTGGAGCCCGGAACGCTATTCGAAAATACAGTCAATGAACTTTGAAGAGGCATGGTATGAACTTTACGATGAAAGTAAATACGGCTGGTCAGGTAAACACGAGAAGTTTTGTGAAAATTTAATTAAAGGGCAGCCGTTTTTTGAGAAGATGTGGGAAATGGAGCATGGTCCAAAAGTGAATTAG
- the opp4C gene encoding oligopeptide ABC transporter permease, whose product MEPSISQQTSPGLAEPVKPPKSQSPWALARRKFLRNKVAMVSLVFLLLVCAMSILAEPLTMPVEETAKINLTQMSKEPSAEHYFGTDKSGRDVFARTLHGGKTSLLLAFSITLAVITIGTLVGATAGYFGGWVDNALMRFTDFMMNFPFLLFVIVLKSIFIESSTGTLIFVISVLSWTGTARLVRSKVMAEKENEYIMSAVSIGCSAPKTIFKHLLPNVMSTIIVQATITLAAMIVAETGLSFLGFGVPINIPTWGNMLQEARSPDVLTSKWWIWIPPAAVLTFTILSINFIGEGLKDAFNPKSNR is encoded by the coding sequence ATGGAACCATCAATATCACAGCAAACTTCGCCAGGTTTAGCAGAACCTGTTAAACCTCCGAAGAGTCAATCACCATGGGCTCTCGCCCGCCGCAAGTTTTTGCGCAATAAAGTAGCAATGGTCAGTCTGGTCTTCCTGCTGCTGGTCTGTGCAATGTCCATATTGGCTGAGCCGCTAACTATGCCAGTTGAGGAGACAGCTAAGATCAATTTAACACAAATGAGTAAAGAACCATCTGCTGAACACTACTTTGGCACTGACAAGTCAGGCAGAGACGTCTTTGCCAGAACTCTGCACGGCGGCAAGACTTCACTCTTGCTTGCATTCTCTATCACGCTAGCTGTTATTACTATTGGTACTCTTGTTGGTGCTACTGCGGGGTATTTTGGCGGCTGGGTCGATAATGCCCTAATGAGATTTACAGACTTTATGATGAACTTCCCATTCCTGCTATTTGTTATCGTATTAAAATCAATTTTTATCGAATCAAGTACAGGAACCCTTATATTCGTAATAAGTGTACTCAGCTGGACAGGAACTGCCCGTCTTGTGCGAAGCAAGGTCATGGCTGAGAAGGAAAATGAATATATTATGAGTGCGGTTTCCATCGGATGCTCTGCACCAAAGACCATTTTTAAACACTTGCTGCCGAATGTAATGTCAACCATTATCGTTCAGGCAACCATTACACTGGCAGCGATGATTGTAGCTGAAACAGGCCTAAGCTTCTTGGGATTCGGTGTTCCGATCAACATTCCTACGTGGGGGAATATGCTTCAGGAAGCAAGAAGTCCGGATGTTTTAACCAGTAAGTGGTGGATATGGATTCCGCCAGCTGCGGTTTTAACATTTACAATCCTATCGATCAACTTCATTGGAGAAGGCTTAAAAGATGCCTTCAATCCTAAATCCAACAGATAG
- the opp4B gene encoding oligopeptide ABC transporter permease — protein sequence MLQYTIRRLIGMIPIIFLISVVVFTLAKLMPGDALSGKIDPLNSDPEYIEEMREQMGLNDPIPVQYVRWMSGVVQGDFGDSFVHKRPVMELIGDRLPNTIILGISALLITYLLAFLMGRYSGRFAYSMGDYLISAFNYLALAIPSFVAALVAIYIFAINLGWVPASGSIGSGVEAGTLEYYLSKAKHTVLPAIVLGAMATAAYTQFLRNDMIESSRKDYVRTARAKGTKESAIYNKHILRNSIIPIVTLLGFDIANLFGGAIITETIFTYPGIGYLFVESVNARDYSVMMAIAMMLTILTLIGNLVADLLYGLVDPRIRLS from the coding sequence ATGCTACAGTACACAATTCGACGACTCATAGGTATGATTCCAATAATTTTCCTTATCTCAGTAGTGGTTTTCACCCTCGCAAAGCTTATGCCTGGTGATGCCCTATCTGGAAAAATTGACCCATTAAACTCAGATCCGGAGTATATTGAAGAAATGCGTGAGCAGATGGGATTGAATGATCCTATTCCTGTGCAGTATGTCCGCTGGATGAGTGGTGTGGTCCAAGGAGATTTTGGAGATTCATTTGTTCATAAGCGCCCGGTTATGGAATTAATTGGTGACCGTTTGCCGAACACGATCATTTTAGGAATATCAGCTCTTTTAATTACTTATTTATTAGCCTTTTTAATGGGAAGATACTCTGGGCGATTTGCCTATAGCATGGGAGATTATTTAATATCAGCCTTTAACTATCTAGCACTTGCAATTCCCAGCTTTGTTGCAGCTTTGGTTGCCATTTATATTTTTGCCATCAATCTTGGATGGGTTCCAGCCAGTGGAAGTATCGGCAGCGGGGTAGAAGCGGGAACACTGGAATATTATTTAAGTAAAGCAAAACATACAGTATTGCCGGCTATTGTCCTGGGAGCCATGGCTACAGCCGCTTACACACAGTTCTTGAGAAATGATATGATCGAAAGCTCTCGCAAGGATTATGTTCGTACAGCAAGAGCTAAAGGTACGAAAGAATCTGCGATTTATAATAAGCACATTCTAAGAAACTCAATCATACCTATTGTTACATTACTTGGATTCGATATTGCCAATCTTTTTGGAGGGGCAATTATCACAGAAACCATTTTCACATACCCTGGCATCGGTTATTTATTCGTAGAATCAGTTAATGCACGTGATTATTCTGTCATGATGGCCATTGCCATGATGCTGACTATTTTGACCCTGATTGGAAATTTAGTTGCAGATTTACTATATGGTCTAGTAGATCCGCGTATTCGTTTAAGTTAG
- the opp4A gene encoding oligopeptide ABC transporter substrate-binding protein → MKKSAFWLLSLLLVMSVFLAACSGGGEKASTEKEPKDDGKASGEAQEGGTVTFGYTQPFKGVLSYAYYEGEDDVNALQFMHEGLLKVNDELISEPNLADYELSEDNTKLTFKLKQGVKWHDGEELTAEDMEFAWYLIADPTYEGARFANVAMIKGAQEYKDGKAESIEGIKVVDDYTIEVTVTEPSVNLLENIWVYPEPKHHYGDISSKELPDSDQIRKTPIGVGPFKVKNIVPGEMIEFERFDDYWQGPAKLDGVVYKIIDGSLAQGLVQNGEIDVIEAPKDQWEAIKALDNVNPVEADAMSYSYIAFDWGHYDTKKGVVVSDNKKFQNKSLRHAMAHAIDRQAFIDGFANGLGKPLNTPFPSVSWAKIDDSELNQYEYDPEKAKKLLDEAGYVDKDGDGFREDPEGKPFTINFDAMAGAETSEARAQFILQSWQEVGLNAKLNGGSLKDFNLFYDTIEADDPSVETFMGAWGLANDPDPAGIWLSTDKWNMWRWYSEKSDELIKKGVSFPEDASKDVTEHRQEVYNEWQKLVNEELPIIFFEQRVDPWAINKRVGGVKVTPFGTDEFHKWHIVE, encoded by the coding sequence ATGAAGAAATCAGCATTTTGGCTGCTATCACTTCTGCTGGTCATGTCTGTATTCCTGGCAGCATGTTCTGGCGGCGGAGAGAAAGCCAGCACTGAAAAGGAACCAAAAGATGATGGGAAAGCATCAGGAGAAGCTCAAGAGGGTGGAACAGTAACATTCGGTTACACTCAGCCATTTAAAGGTGTTTTATCTTATGCTTATTACGAGGGTGAAGATGATGTCAATGCCCTTCAGTTTATGCATGAAGGCTTGCTCAAAGTAAATGATGAGCTTATATCTGAACCGAATCTGGCAGATTATGAGTTATCTGAAGACAATACTAAATTAACTTTCAAGCTTAAGCAAGGAGTTAAATGGCATGATGGTGAAGAATTAACAGCAGAAGATATGGAATTTGCATGGTATTTAATTGCTGATCCAACTTATGAAGGTGCACGTTTTGCTAACGTAGCAATGATCAAAGGTGCTCAAGAATATAAAGACGGAAAAGCTGAGTCAATTGAAGGGATCAAGGTAGTTGATGATTATACAATTGAAGTGACAGTAACTGAGCCTTCTGTTAACTTATTGGAAAATATTTGGGTTTATCCTGAGCCAAAGCACCATTACGGGGATATTTCTTCTAAAGAGCTTCCGGACTCAGATCAAATCCGTAAAACTCCAATCGGTGTAGGGCCTTTTAAAGTGAAAAACATCGTACCTGGTGAAATGATTGAATTTGAGCGTTTTGATGATTACTGGCAAGGACCAGCTAAATTGGATGGTGTAGTTTACAAAATTATTGATGGTTCTCTTGCGCAAGGTTTAGTGCAAAACGGAGAAATCGATGTTATTGAAGCTCCAAAAGATCAGTGGGAAGCTATAAAAGCTCTTGACAATGTAAATCCAGTAGAAGCAGATGCCATGTCTTACAGCTATATCGCTTTTGACTGGGGTCATTATGACACTAAAAAAGGTGTAGTAGTTTCTGATAACAAGAAATTCCAGAACAAATCCCTTCGCCATGCCATGGCACACGCAATTGACCGTCAGGCATTTATCGATGGCTTTGCAAACGGATTAGGAAAACCATTAAACACTCCTTTCCCATCAGTATCTTGGGCAAAAATTGATGATTCAGAACTCAATCAGTATGAGTATGATCCAGAGAAAGCAAAGAAATTACTTGACGAAGCAGGCTATGTAGATAAAGACGGCGACGGCTTCCGTGAAGATCCAGAAGGCAAGCCATTTACAATTAATTTTGATGCAATGGCAGGCGCTGAAACTTCAGAAGCCCGTGCTCAATTCATCCTTCAATCCTGGCAGGAAGTTGGCTTAAATGCTAAGCTAAACGGCGGTTCATTAAAAGATTTCAACCTATTCTATGACACTATTGAAGCAGATGACCCATCTGTTGAAACATTCATGGGTGCTTGGGGACTTGCTAATGATCCAGATCCAGCTGGAATCTGGTTATCTACTGACAAGTGGAACATGTGGAGATGGTACAGTGAAAAGTCTGATGAGCTAATCAAGAAAGGGGTATCTTTCCCTGAAGATGCTAGTAAAGATGTAACTGAACACCGTCAGGAAGTCTACAACGAATGGCAAAAGCTTGTTAACGAAGAATTGCCGATCATTTTCTTCGAGCAGCGTGTAGATCCATGGGCGATCAACAAGCGTGTTGGCGGAGTGAAAGTAACTCCATTTGGAACTGATGAGTTCCACAAGTGGCACATTGTAGAGTAA
- a CDS encoding ABC transporter ATP-binding protein, with protein sequence MMSTEHNNTAVLKKDKSSNEVLLEVKNLKTYYPIKGGILRKTVAVVKAVDDISFEIKKGETLGLVGESGCGKSTAGRTILRLLEPTDGQIIFDGQDITNVRGTSLRKIRQDFQMVFQDPYASLNPTMMVGHLVSEPIRNYNSKSEKELKPEVMDLLAKVGLPEDAYYKYPHEFSGGQRQRIGIARALALRPKLIIADEPVSALDVSVQSQVLNLLKELQDEFDLTFLFIAHDLSVVKHMSDRIGVMYLGGLVEVAEKDSLYAEPLHPYTQALISAIPEPDPRKKKERIILEGDVPSPIDPPKGCTFHPRCAHAMPECQSVKPHLKEVKPGHRVACHLYK encoded by the coding sequence ATGATGAGTACAGAGCATAATAACACAGCTGTTTTAAAAAAGGATAAAAGCAGCAATGAAGTGCTTTTAGAGGTTAAGAACTTAAAGACTTACTATCCAATAAAAGGCGGAATCCTTAGAAAGACTGTGGCGGTCGTTAAGGCTGTCGACGATATTTCCTTTGAAATTAAGAAAGGGGAGACGCTGGGGCTGGTGGGGGAATCAGGCTGCGGAAAATCAACCGCAGGCAGAACGATCCTCAGACTTCTAGAACCAACAGACGGACAAATCATATTTGACGGACAGGATATCACAAATGTAAGAGGAACCAGTCTAAGGAAAATCCGCCAGGACTTCCAGATGGTTTTCCAGGATCCTTATGCATCATTAAATCCCACGATGATGGTTGGGCATCTTGTGTCAGAGCCCATCAGGAACTATAACAGCAAATCCGAAAAAGAACTTAAGCCGGAAGTAATGGATCTTCTTGCGAAAGTTGGGCTGCCTGAAGATGCTTACTATAAATACCCGCATGAGTTTTCCGGCGGGCAAAGACAGCGTATCGGAATCGCAAGGGCACTGGCTTTAAGACCAAAGCTCATTATTGCGGATGAGCCTGTTTCCGCCCTGGATGTATCGGTCCAATCTCAGGTATTGAATCTGCTGAAAGAGCTTCAGGATGAATTTGATCTTACTTTCTTATTTATAGCCCACGATTTGAGTGTAGTTAAACATATGAGTGACCGGATTGGGGTTATGTATCTTGGTGGCCTTGTAGAAGTCGCTGAAAAGGACAGCCTCTATGCAGAGCCTTTGCATCCTTATACTCAAGCTCTAATCTCTGCGATCCCGGAACCGGATCCGCGCAAGAAAAAGGAAAGAATTATTTTAGAGGGGGATGTGCCAAGCCCGATTGATCCTCCAAAAGGATGTACCTTCCATCCGCGCTGCGCGCATGCAATGCCGGAGTGCCAAAGTGTAAAACCGCACTTAAAGGAGGTGAAGCCTGGGCATAGAGTCGCTTGTCACTTATATAAATAA
- a CDS encoding DUF2268 domain-containing putative Zn-dependent protease (predicted Zn-dependent protease with a strongly conserved HExxH motif): protein MDFGMYKPDRFSRNDFKELKEKETWNLAEKIYLKYRKKWGGPNIDVYIFPSAGGGPFSRHSGKSGVSFANMLFLFLPSDIEEDEIEALFVHEYHHACRINSQKKTLEEFTLLDSIILEGLAEHAVEIHCGKKFRGSWCSRYSKDEIRNFWDKLIKTHLKLKKNERLHQKILYGERPYPPLIGYAAGYEIVRGFREKKVFLQNYLLVRHPNILWIKLYINWSRNRFKALKCGLFFSGEK, encoded by the coding sequence ATGGATTTCGGCATGTATAAACCTGACCGGTTCAGCAGGAATGATTTTAAGGAATTAAAAGAAAAAGAAACATGGAATCTAGCAGAAAAAATATACTTAAAGTATAGGAAGAAGTGGGGCGGTCCTAATATTGATGTTTATATATTCCCGTCGGCAGGAGGAGGCCCTTTTTCGCGGCATTCCGGAAAATCGGGAGTTTCATTTGCGAATATGCTCTTTCTGTTTCTTCCTTCTGATATAGAAGAGGACGAAATAGAGGCTTTATTTGTGCATGAATATCACCATGCTTGCAGAATTAACTCACAGAAAAAAACGCTTGAAGAATTTACGCTGCTAGATTCCATCATATTGGAAGGGCTTGCCGAACATGCGGTAGAAATTCACTGTGGCAAGAAATTCAGAGGATCCTGGTGCAGCAGATACTCAAAAGATGAAATCAGGAATTTCTGGGATAAATTGATTAAAACTCATCTGAAATTAAAAAAGAATGAGAGGCTTCATCAGAAGATACTGTATGGTGAAAGACCCTACCCTCCATTAATTGGTTATGCTGCTGGCTACGAAATTGTAAGGGGATTTAGAGAGAAAAAAGTTTTTCTACAAAACTATCTTTTAGTGCGCCATCCGAATATTTTGTGGATCAAACTTTATATAAACTGGAGTCGTAATCGCTTTAAAGCCCTAAAATGTGGGCTTTTTTTTAGTGGAGAAAAATGA
- a CDS encoding beta-ketoacyl-ACP synthase III: MNAGIIGIGRYLPEKVVTNADLEKIVDTSDEWIRTRTGIEERRIADDSIDTSDMAYESALKALENAGIEAEDLDLILVATVTPDHPFPSVACMLQERLKASKAAAMDISAACAGFMYGIITAKQFIETGTYKHVLVVGVEKLSKVTDWNDRNTAVLFGDGAGAAVIGPVSDGRGILSFELGADGTGAKHLYQDEYIIMNGREVFKFAVRQMGESCINVLDKAGLSKEDVDFLIPHQANIRIMEASRQRLELPVEKMSKTVDKYGNTSASSIPIALVEELEAGKIKDDDLLVMVGFGGGLTWGAIAMRWGR; encoded by the coding sequence ATGAATGCTGGTATTATAGGAATCGGAAGATATCTTCCTGAAAAAGTGGTAACAAATGCAGATTTGGAGAAAATAGTTGATACTTCTGATGAATGGATTCGGACCAGGACTGGAATTGAGGAAAGAAGAATAGCGGACGATAGCATAGATACATCTGATATGGCCTATGAGTCAGCACTTAAAGCCTTGGAAAATGCAGGCATTGAAGCAGAGGATTTAGATCTTATTTTAGTTGCAACGGTTACACCGGATCATCCATTTCCATCTGTTGCATGCATGCTTCAGGAACGATTAAAAGCAAGCAAGGCGGCGGCAATGGATATTAGCGCTGCATGTGCAGGTTTTATGTATGGTATCATAACGGCAAAACAGTTTATTGAAACAGGGACATACAAACATGTATTAGTAGTAGGTGTTGAAAAGCTTTCAAAAGTTACAGACTGGAATGATCGTAATACAGCCGTATTATTTGGAGACGGAGCAGGTGCAGCTGTAATCGGGCCAGTCTCAGATGGCAGAGGAATATTATCCTTTGAATTAGGTGCAGATGGTACAGGAGCAAAACACCTATATCAGGATGAATATATCATTATGAATGGACGCGAAGTGTTCAAATTTGCGGTTCGCCAAATGGGTGAAAGCTGCATCAACGTACTTGATAAGGCTGGATTATCCAAAGAAGATGTAGATTTCCTAATTCCTCATCAGGCGAATATCCGCATTATGGAAGCTTCCCGCCAAAGATTGGAACTCCCGGTTGAGAAGATGTCGAAAACAGTGGATAAATACGGAAATACTTCTGCCTCATCTATTCCAATTGCATTGGTGGAAGAACTGGAAGCGGGTAAAATTAAAGATGATGATTTGCTCGTGATGGTCGGCTTCGGCGGAGGGCTAACTTGGGGAGCCATTGCGATGAGATGGGGAAGATAA
- a CDS encoding nuclease-related domain-containing protein yields the protein MRILTEKTKGGNVMIMKPRTIPRRILQNEALLRRLPEFHRKRHEIEKDNRNRISGYKGERQLDYFLGFLPNEFKVYNDLRFKNHTAFQIDTLLITPFFTAIIEVKNYTGTLYFEPLSDQVIQKHAEKELVIPNPISQVKRQAAQFIDWMQNEKLPVVPIEHFVVMANPLTYIKTEKENRDILNTVIHAEKIIDRLLEAKNHYQKQLLYPHQIKEINKKLLLKHTPSNKKILEIYGIAEKELIRGVQCNSCNSFNIIRRNRKWHCSICQNISNTAHRQAIYDYFLLINDQISNTDCREFLNIKSRHMTYKFLSSMNLKNKGVTKSRVYIENNPE from the coding sequence TTGCGAATTTTAACTGAGAAAACTAAAGGAGGTAATGTAATGATAATGAAGCCAAGAACTATTCCAAGAAGAATTCTGCAAAATGAAGCATTATTGCGGAGACTGCCCGAATTTCATCGTAAGAGGCATGAAATTGAAAAAGATAACCGAAATCGAATTAGTGGATATAAAGGAGAAAGGCAGCTTGATTACTTTTTAGGTTTTCTTCCAAATGAATTTAAAGTATATAATGATCTCCGTTTTAAAAACCACACTGCCTTTCAAATCGATACCCTTCTAATAACTCCCTTTTTTACAGCTATTATTGAAGTGAAGAATTATACCGGTACTTTGTACTTTGAACCTCTTTCTGATCAAGTGATTCAAAAACACGCTGAAAAAGAACTGGTTATCCCTAATCCTATTTCACAGGTAAAGCGGCAAGCAGCACAGTTCATAGATTGGATGCAAAATGAAAAACTGCCAGTCGTACCTATTGAACATTTTGTAGTAATGGCTAATCCATTAACCTATATAAAAACCGAGAAGGAAAATAGAGATATTTTAAACACAGTAATCCATGCCGAGAAAATAATAGACAGGCTGCTGGAAGCCAAAAATCACTATCAAAAACAATTACTTTACCCCCATCAGATAAAAGAAATTAATAAAAAACTTCTTTTAAAACATACCCCATCCAATAAGAAAATTCTCGAAATATATGGAATAGCGGAGAAAGAATTAATTCGAGGGGTTCAGTGTAACTCTTGCAACTCCTTTAATATTATAAGGAGAAATCGGAAGTGGCATTGCTCTATATGTCAAAATATATCCAACACTGCTCATCGACAAGCTATCTATGACTATTTCCTTCTTATTAACGATCAAATATCGAATACGGATTGCCGCGAGTTCCTCAATATTAAATCCAGGCACATGACCTATAAATTTTTATCTTCAATGAATCTCAAAAACAAAGGTGTCACAAAGTCCAGGGTTTATATAGAAAATAATCCAGAATAG
- a CDS encoding ComZ family protein: MQLNEKNMEFMQIAMKYLPEAKQQLDEAGIELSMEMIQPFMNLFTKVMNEAYEMGKADALKESE; the protein is encoded by the coding sequence ATGCAGCTAAACGAAAAAAATATGGAATTCATGCAAATCGCCATGAAATACCTGCCAGAAGCCAAACAGCAGCTTGACGAAGCAGGCATTGAACTATCCATGGAAATGATCCAGCCATTCATGAACCTATTCACCAAAGTCATGAACGAAGCCTACGAAATGGGTAAAGCGGATGCTTTGAAAGAGAGTGAGTGA
- a CDS encoding BMP family ABC transporter substrate-binding protein: protein MHKTLVKFGILLLCLLLLASCGQSMSTGKLEKAGLLVPDTVNDQVWGTKGYKGMLKIQSHYNVEVYYKEGMNSEMVVERAVKEFDQKGVNLIFGHGNEYAAYFNNISKKYPDIHFVSFNGDAKNDNTTSLNFEAYAMGFFGGMVAGHMTKTNNIGILAAFEWQPEVEGFYQGVSEIDEGINVQIQYVGNWDNDNKAIALLDKMIANKTDVVYPAGDGYNVPVIEKLKEEGLYAIGYISDQADLGESVVLTSTVQHVDVLYELVAKKFNEGELESGNLTFDFEDEVISLGKFSPDVDEEFKKELNAAIENYKKTGKLPNE from the coding sequence ATGCATAAGACATTAGTGAAATTCGGGATCCTTCTTTTGTGCCTTCTTTTATTGGCCTCCTGCGGACAATCGATGTCTACAGGAAAACTTGAAAAAGCTGGATTATTAGTGCCCGATACCGTCAATGATCAGGTATGGGGGACGAAAGGCTATAAAGGCATGTTAAAGATTCAATCCCATTATAATGTGGAGGTTTATTATAAAGAGGGCATGAATTCTGAGATGGTTGTTGAAAGAGCTGTTAAAGAGTTTGATCAAAAAGGTGTAAACCTGATTTTTGGACATGGCAATGAATACGCGGCATACTTTAATAACATTTCAAAAAAATACCCTGACATTCATTTTGTCAGCTTTAATGGCGATGCCAAAAATGACAACACCACCAGCTTGAATTTTGAAGCCTATGCAATGGGATTCTTTGGCGGCATGGTTGCTGGCCATATGACGAAAACCAATAACATAGGAATACTCGCAGCTTTTGAATGGCAGCCGGAGGTAGAAGGTTTTTATCAAGGTGTAAGCGAAATTGATGAAGGTATAAACGTGCAAATCCAATATGTCGGCAACTGGGACAATGATAATAAAGCCATAGCTCTCTTGGACAAAATGATTGCCAATAAGACAGATGTTGTCTATCCAGCTGGAGATGGGTATAATGTTCCTGTCATCGAGAAACTAAAAGAGGAAGGGCTCTACGCCATCGGCTATATTTCCGACCAGGCTGATCTGGGTGAATCAGTCGTCCTGACCAGTACGGTTCAGCATGTCGATGTTTTGTATGAACTAGTGGCAAAAAAATTCAACGAAGGCGAATTGGAATCAGGAAATCTAACCTTTGATTTCGAGGATGAAGTTATTTCACTTGGGAAATTCAGCCCTGACGTCGACGAAGAATTCAAAAAAGAACTAAACGCTGCCATTGAGAATTACAAAAAAACAGGCAAACTGCCCAACGAGTAA